From a single Candidatus Cetobacterium colombiensis genomic region:
- the dacB gene encoding D-alanyl-D-alanine carboxypeptidase/D-alanyl-D-alanine endopeptidase — MKKKYIYLTLITAFLTSCTNSNKIDNNIETQNTLMPEKIIREQVLQTKVESRAKKSKAMDKFINSKTLEHGNVSFFAVDLQNGKVVDNYRGETALVPASVLKVVTSATALEVLGPNTVLETKVLYDGKISKDGVLNGNIYIQGGGDPTLGSDGISIDREEFLKKWMIEVKRAGIKSINGNIIVLDDLFGYEGIPGKWLWEDLGTNYGQGTYGISVFDNIYTLYLNTDISGSKPKIIKTKPEIAGLTFDNQGLVTSGGKKNLYVRGVPLENKRRIYGVVPQNKNGLTIQSDIPDPGLFLGQYFSYYLKRENIKFNGNITTARLNSQRPKNPKIIAVTQSPPISEIVKILLTRSDNHYTEHLYQLIEKTKGISIQKYWEDKGVDIHSLTLRDGSGLSRGNTVSAKLLVDILIESQSNLENLLPVAGKDGTVALFLKNSPLEGNVKVKSGSMSGIQSYAGYVNKNGKKYAFAIIINHWNGDRKELRNKIETLLNDIF; from the coding sequence ATGAAGAAAAAATATATTTATTTGACTTTAATAACAGCTTTTTTAACTAGTTGTACAAATTCGAATAAAATAGATAATAATATTGAAACTCAAAATACTTTAATGCCAGAGAAAATTATACGAGAGCAAGTTTTACAAACAAAAGTTGAGTCTAGAGCAAAAAAATCTAAAGCTATGGATAAGTTTATAAACTCAAAAACTTTAGAGCATGGAAATGTAAGTTTTTTTGCAGTAGATTTACAAAATGGAAAAGTAGTTGATAATTATAGAGGAGAAACAGCTTTAGTTCCTGCTTCAGTTTTAAAAGTTGTAACTTCAGCAACAGCTTTAGAAGTTTTAGGACCAAATACAGTTTTAGAAACAAAGGTTTTATATGATGGTAAAATCTCGAAAGATGGAGTTCTTAATGGAAATATATATATTCAAGGAGGAGGAGACCCAACTCTAGGTTCAGATGGAATTTCCATTGACAGAGAAGAATTTTTAAAAAAATGGATGATTGAAGTTAAAAGAGCAGGTATAAAATCTATTAATGGAAATATAATAGTTTTAGATGATCTTTTTGGATACGAAGGAATTCCAGGAAAATGGCTATGGGAAGATTTGGGAACTAATTATGGACAAGGAACTTATGGTATAAGTGTATTCGACAATATATATACTTTGTATTTAAATACGGATATTTCAGGATCAAAACCCAAGATAATAAAAACAAAGCCAGAGATTGCAGGATTAACTTTTGATAATCAAGGTCTTGTAACGTCTGGAGGTAAGAAAAATCTTTATGTGAGAGGAGTACCTCTTGAAAATAAAAGAAGAATTTATGGAGTTGTTCCACAAAATAAAAATGGATTAACGATTCAAAGTGACATTCCTGATCCAGGATTATTTCTAGGACAATATTTTTCATATTATTTAAAAAGAGAAAATATAAAATTTAATGGAAATATAACAACAGCAAGACTAAATTCTCAAAGACCAAAAAATCCTAAAATAATAGCAGTAACTCAATCACCTCCAATATCTGAAATTGTAAAAATTTTATTAACTAGAAGTGATAATCATTATACAGAGCATTTATATCAATTGATAGAAAAAACTAAGGGGATAAGCATACAAAAATATTGGGAGGATAAAGGAGTGGATATCCATTCTTTAACATTGAGAGATGGAAGTGGATTATCAAGAGGAAATACAGTTTCAGCAAAACTATTAGTTGATATATTAATAGAATCACAAAGTAATTTAGAAAATTTATTACCTGTGGCTGGAAAAGATGGAACTGTGGCATTATTTTTAAAAAATTCACCATTAGAAGGTAATGTTAAAGTCAAAAGCGGAAGTATGAGTGGGATTCAATCTTATGCTGGTTATGTAAATAAAAATGGTAAAAAATACGCATTTGCAATTATTATAAATCATTGGAACGGAGATCGAAAAGAATTGAGAAATAAAATAGAAACTTTATTAAATGATATATTTTAA
- the sstT gene encoding serine/threonine transporter SstT gives MEKVLKGWCGLSLVKRIFVGLVLGMLFAYFAPNNMSWITIFGDLFVGALKAIAPVLVFFLVISAIVQHKKGQKTNIKSIVVLYLLGTFLASLVAVVGSFLFPVTLSLVSNVSVDSAPQNIVGVLRTLLLNLIDNPIKALFNGNYIGILFWSCLFGIFLKEAKTATKDAVVDIANSLLKVVKLVIEFTPFGVMGLIFSSISASGGDGLLSYGKILLLLLGCMGTVAFIVNPIIAFIMIQKNPYPLVFTCLRESGLTAFFTRSSAANIPVNMNLCEKLGLEKDMYSVSIPLGATINMAGAAVTISVFALSAAHTLGIQVDFISAIVLSLLSAISACGASGVAGGSLLLIPLACSLFGISNDVAMQVVGVGFVIGVVQDSCETALNSSTDVLFTSIAEFSQWKKEGKEIELSKI, from the coding sequence ATGGAAAAAGTTTTAAAAGGATGGTGTGGCCTGAGTTTAGTAAAAAGAATTTTTGTTGGTTTAGTATTAGGGATGTTATTTGCATATTTTGCTCCAAATAATATGAGCTGGATTACAATTTTTGGAGATTTATTTGTAGGAGCTTTAAAAGCAATAGCTCCAGTATTAGTATTTTTCTTAGTTATATCAGCTATAGTTCAACATAAAAAAGGACAGAAAACAAATATAAAGTCAATAGTTGTTCTATATTTATTAGGAACTTTTTTAGCTAGTTTAGTTGCTGTAGTAGGAAGTTTTTTATTTCCAGTTACTTTATCTCTTGTATCTAATGTAAGTGTAGATTCTGCTCCTCAAAATATAGTGGGAGTTTTAAGAACATTACTTTTAAATCTTATAGATAATCCTATTAAAGCTCTTTTTAATGGAAATTATATAGGTATTTTATTTTGGAGTTGTTTATTTGGTATATTTTTAAAAGAAGCTAAAACTGCAACAAAAGATGCTGTTGTTGATATAGCTAATTCTTTGTTAAAAGTTGTAAAACTTGTTATAGAATTTACGCCATTTGGAGTTATGGGATTAATATTTAGTTCTATATCTGCTAGTGGAGGAGACGGTTTATTATCTTATGGAAAAATATTATTATTATTATTAGGATGCATGGGAACTGTTGCTTTTATCGTAAATCCAATAATTGCTTTTATAATGATTCAAAAAAATCCATATCCACTTGTTTTTACATGTTTAAGAGAAAGTGGATTAACAGCGTTTTTTACAAGAAGTTCTGCAGCAAATATTCCAGTAAATATGAATCTTTGTGAGAAATTAGGATTGGAAAAAGACATGTATTCTGTTTCAATTCCATTGGGAGCTACGATAAATATGGCAGGAGCAGCAGTGACAATATCAGTATTTGCTTTAAGTGCTGCCCATACATTAGGAATACAGGTAGATTTCATCTCTGCTATAGTTTTAAGTTTACTTTCAGCTATAAGTGCTTGTGGAGCATCAGGAGTAGCTGGAGGATCACTATTACTAATTCCTTTAGCGTGTAGTTTGTTTGGAATATCTAATGATGTGGCAATGCAAGTTGTAGGAGTAGGGTTTGTAATAGGAGTAGTTCAGGATTCTTGTGAAACTGCTTTAAACTCTTCAACTGACGTTTTATTTACAAGTATTGCAGAATTTTCTCAGTGGAAAAAAGAAGGAAAAGAGATTGAATTAAGTAAAATATAA
- a CDS encoding NAD(P)-dependent oxidoreductase, translating into MKLICFGVRKIETEFFINLNKFGYELTLVEELLNDNNIHLIKEHKAIMLRANCPANKVNLKIFKEYGIEYILTRTVGYDHIDLKAAKEMSFKVARVPTYSPNAIAELVVTLAMNLIRKGAYVVNRTKNKNFTVNEFMFSREIRNLTIGIIGTGKIGLTTAKLFKGLGSNVIAYDIFENKDAKDILKYVTMDELIKTSDIISLHCPYIKGVNDNLISDDLINNAKENMVIINTARGELQDIEAIIRGLENNKIGGYATDVFSNEKDFFFKDMSEKNIDKNIEKLLDFYPKVLITPHIGSYTDEALTNMIETSYNNLEEFLKTGVCENQL; encoded by the coding sequence ATGAAACTAATATGTTTTGGAGTTAGAAAAATAGAAACAGAATTTTTTATAAATTTAAATAAATTTGGGTATGAGTTAACTTTGGTTGAAGAATTATTGAATGATAATAATATACATTTAATAAAAGAGCATAAAGCAATTATGTTAAGAGCTAACTGCCCTGCAAATAAAGTGAATTTGAAAATATTTAAAGAATATGGAATTGAATATATTTTAACTAGAACAGTTGGTTATGACCATATTGATTTAAAAGCTGCTAAAGAAATGAGTTTTAAGGTAGCTCGAGTTCCCACTTATTCTCCAAATGCTATAGCTGAACTAGTTGTTACGCTAGCTATGAATTTAATTAGAAAAGGAGCATATGTTGTAAATAGAACAAAAAATAAAAACTTTACTGTTAATGAGTTTATGTTTAGTAGAGAAATTAGAAATTTAACTATTGGAATTATTGGGACTGGGAAAATTGGACTTACAACTGCAAAACTTTTTAAAGGACTTGGTTCTAATGTTATTGCATACGATATCTTTGAAAATAAAGATGCAAAAGATATTCTTAAATATGTAACTATGGATGAACTAATTAAAACTTCTGATATTATTAGTCTACATTGCCCATATATAAAAGGAGTTAACGATAATCTAATAAGTGATGATTTAATAAATAACGCCAAAGAAAATATGGTTATAATTAATACCGCTAGAGGTGAGCTTCAAGATATAGAAGCTATTATAAGAGGATTAGAAAATAATAAAATTGGTGGTTATGCAACCGATGTATTTTCAAATGAAAAAGATTTTTTCTTTAAAGATATGAGTGAAAAAAATATTGATAAAAATATTGAAAAGCTTTTAGATTTTTATCCAAAAGTTTTAATTACTCCTCATATAGGTTCTTATACTGATGAAGCTTTAACAAATATGATTGAAACTTCTTATAATAATCTTGAAGAGTTCTTAAAAACTGGAGTTTGTGAAAATCAACTTTAA
- a CDS encoding sodium:solute symporter family protein, with protein sequence MVGNLFLNLYFLGILAIGYNSFKKIKDSSYFFIANREAGVLQVTGSLLATVLGSSAILGNIAATYSIGWAGIWLLFCAAFGLLTLLPLLKKFEQFKGYNLPELLGNFYGNEVRILSSLIISIAWIGIVAAQIMGAAQIMEIISDFSYIKSVIISGIFFIIYTILGGQLSIIKTDCFQLIFILLGIVFCFLFLPNLETAYVAPNLFNEKFNYMDLIILVLTYSSTFLVGPDIYSRIFCAKDSSVAKKSIIISIIILIPLAFILTKIGIFAAGAYPNLTNGQSPLLHVAANTLPKPISLLLYFGLLSAIISTADTCLLTASSIFTEIFTKDLKTMKSIKVTRIFISVFGIFSILVALKLKFILSSLLLALSVYSGSLIIPCFMGILGYNFKKNYVLAAIVLGGGVALLGKIYDGPNSNYILIFAFVINALTLLLGRKK encoded by the coding sequence TTGGTAGGAAATTTATTTTTAAACTTATATTTTTTAGGAATTTTAGCAATTGGTTATAACTCATTTAAAAAAATTAAAGATAGTTCTTATTTTTTTATTGCAAACAGAGAGGCTGGAGTTTTACAAGTTACTGGAAGCTTATTAGCTACAGTTTTAGGGAGCTCTGCAATTTTAGGTAATATTGCAGCTACTTATTCTATTGGATGGGCTGGAATTTGGCTTTTATTTTGTGCTGCTTTTGGTTTACTTACACTTTTACCACTACTTAAAAAATTTGAACAATTCAAAGGATATAATTTGCCAGAACTTTTAGGTAATTTTTATGGAAATGAAGTTAGAATTTTAAGTTCTCTTATTATATCTATTGCATGGATTGGGATTGTTGCTGCTCAAATTATGGGAGCTGCTCAAATTATGGAAATAATAAGTGACTTTTCATATATTAAAAGTGTCATAATTAGTGGAATATTTTTCATTATCTATACTATTTTAGGAGGACAACTTTCAATTATAAAAACTGATTGTTTTCAATTAATCTTTATTTTATTGGGAATTGTATTTTGTTTTTTATTTTTACCAAATTTAGAAACAGCTTATGTTGCTCCTAATTTATTTAATGAAAAATTTAACTATATGGATCTTATAATTTTAGTTTTAACATATTCATCAACTTTTTTAGTAGGACCAGATATATATTCTAGAATTTTTTGTGCTAAGGATAGCTCAGTTGCTAAGAAATCTATTATTATTAGTATTATTATATTGATACCTCTTGCTTTTATACTTACTAAAATAGGTATTTTTGCAGCTGGAGCGTACCCAAATTTAACAAATGGTCAATCGCCACTATTACACGTTGCAGCAAATACTTTACCTAAACCAATTAGTTTACTATTATACTTTGGTTTACTATCGGCTATAATTTCCACTGCTGATACTTGTTTACTAACTGCGTCATCTATTTTTACAGAAATTTTTACAAAAGATTTAAAAACAATGAAATCAATTAAAGTCACAAGAATTTTTATAAGTGTTTTCGGAATTTTTAGTATTTTAGTTGCATTAAAACTTAAATTTATACTAAGTTCGCTTTTATTAGCTCTTTCTGTTTACTCTGGTTCTCTTATAATACCTTGTTTTATGGGAATACTTGGATATAACTTTAAGAAAAATTATGTTTTAGCAGCTATAGTATTAGGCGGAGGGGTTGCTTTATTAGGAAAAATTTATGATGGACCTAATTCTAACTATATATTGATTTTTGCATTCGTTATAAATGCTCTAACTTTACTTTTAGGAAGAAAAAAATAA
- a CDS encoding biotin--[acetyl-CoA-carboxylase] ligase translates to MTTKEAIISILEENKGLYISGEDIGKNLNISRSAVSKVIKDLKENGYLIESINKKGHCIPCKSNTISKIEIKKNLINNHEIIIKDSVKSTNLEAKSHLLDECKHGSIIIANEQTNGRGRKGRVFYSPKDTGIYMSLILKPDLLLIHNPLKLTIATAVAVCNSIDTLCDVDTKIKWVNDIFLNNKKICGILTEANTDFETGSIEDIIIGIGLNFNTLNFPEDFSDIAGSIFSEKTTPINRNQLIAEIINNIMKLLKDLENPNILKFYKEKSFLLGKNISFYEKDKKIECTVLDINSEGNLVIKTKNGLKKILHSGEVNFNW, encoded by the coding sequence ATGACTACAAAAGAAGCTATTATATCGATATTAGAAGAAAACAAAGGGCTTTATATTTCTGGAGAAGATATTGGAAAAAATTTAAATATTTCAAGATCTGCTGTCTCTAAAGTTATTAAAGATCTTAAGGAAAATGGATATCTTATTGAATCTATAAATAAAAAAGGACACTGTATTCCCTGTAAAAGTAATACAATTTCCAAAATTGAAATTAAAAAAAATTTAATAAATAATCATGAAATTATTATAAAAGATTCTGTTAAATCAACTAATTTAGAAGCTAAATCTCATCTTTTAGATGAATGTAAGCATGGATCAATTATTATAGCAAATGAGCAAACTAATGGCAGAGGTCGAAAAGGAAGAGTATTCTATTCTCCTAAAGATACTGGAATATATATGAGTCTTATTTTAAAGCCAGATTTATTACTTATTCACAACCCTCTTAAATTAACTATAGCTACAGCTGTAGCTGTTTGTAATTCTATTGATACTCTTTGTGATGTAGATACTAAAATAAAATGGGTTAATGATATTTTTTTAAATAATAAAAAAATTTGTGGGATTTTAACTGAAGCCAATACAGATTTTGAAACAGGTTCAATTGAAGATATTATTATTGGAATTGGTTTAAATTTCAATACTTTAAATTTTCCTGAAGATTTTTCAGATATAGCTGGATCTATTTTTTCAGAAAAAACTACTCCAATTAATAGAAATCAACTTATTGCTGAAATAATTAATAATATTATGAAGTTATTAAAGGATTTAGAAAATCCTAATATTTTAAAGTTTTATAAAGAAAAATCTTTTTTATTAGGAAAAAATATTAGTTTTTACGAAAAAGATAAAAAAATTGAATGCACAGTGTTAGATATAAATTCTGAGGGAAATCTTGTTATAAAAACAAAAAATGGATTAAAAAAAATATTACATTCAGGGGAGGTTAATTTTAATTGGTAG
- a CDS encoding ACT domain-containing protein: MNGKFLVVDKSILPDYLEKVIEVRNLLDEGKVQNVSEAVKIVGISRSTYYKYKDFVFLPSDNTLGKKALISLMLQHEKGALSEVLNFLSSVNCNIITINQNIPINNVASVVISFEISSASLPPEDVVRELKKIKYVKISKLLAFE; encoded by the coding sequence ATGAATGGAAAATTTTTAGTAGTTGATAAATCCATCCTTCCAGATTATCTGGAGAAAGTTATTGAAGTCAGGAATTTGTTAGACGAAGGCAAGGTTCAAAATGTTAGTGAAGCTGTTAAAATAGTTGGAATAAGTAGAAGTACTTATTATAAATATAAAGATTTTGTATTTTTACCCTCTGATAATACTTTGGGAAAAAAAGCTTTGATATCTCTTATGCTGCAACATGAAAAGGGAGCATTATCTGAGGTTTTAAATTTTTTATCCTCTGTTAATTGCAATATAATTACAATTAATCAAAATATTCCTATTAATAATGTCGCATCTGTTGTTATATCTTTTGAAATTTCTTCTGCCTCTCTTCCACCTGAAGATGTTGTTCGAGAATTAAAAAAAATAAAATATGTTAAAATTTCTAAACTTTTAGCTTTTGAATAA